From Thermomonas sp. XSG, one genomic window encodes:
- the fliE gene encoding flagellar hook-basal body complex protein FliE translates to MTDAISSILSQIRAHETRAQGPLGNPAAVDARPSNAIETGQPGRADFQKTLSNAIDGVSKAQNEAGALQHAFEIGDPRADLARVMVAMQQSQVAFKAAVEVRNRLVQAYQDVMNMPV, encoded by the coding sequence ATGACCGATGCCATCAGCTCGATCCTCTCCCAGATCCGCGCCCACGAGACGCGGGCGCAGGGACCGCTGGGCAACCCCGCGGCGGTCGACGCCCGCCCGTCGAACGCCATCGAAACCGGGCAGCCGGGGCGCGCCGATTTCCAGAAAACCCTCAGCAACGCCATCGACGGCGTCAGCAAGGCCCAGAACGAGGCCGGGGCGCTGCAGCATGCGTTCGAAATCGGCGATCCCCGGGCCGATCTTGCCCGGGTGATGGTGGCGATGCAGCAGTCCCAGGTCGCGTTCAAGGCGGCGGTGGAAGTGCGCAACCGACTGGTCCAGGCTTACCAGGACGTCATGAACATGCCGGTCTGA